One genomic region from Mesorhizobium terrae encodes:
- a CDS encoding SEL1-like repeat protein: MLSSIKVSQLLQRWPVVLWFLGVAGIYFFAFHKTEIGLTRGCQDGVGEIGLEKAKRLSIGSDYYRIYLACKYYTGSGVSKDLRIALQYLEDSAKKGSAYSQVVLSGFYMRGEGVGKDDEEAMRLLRLAALQGDAQGQFRLGVAHLYGTAVKQDDAQAAQWFHKAADQGLPEAEQALGAMYGSGRGVARDDAKAVQLFRKAAKQGNAEAQYDLCSVHFSGTGVPREYETAFQWCSKAAEQGQVSAQYLTGTMYLQGQGVLKNEMLALHWLQKAAEQEHPEAQLHLGVMYLNGQGVKKDDFLAFLWMRRSAERGLKEAQANLGKFYYNGIGTKQDGVLGVEWIRKAAEQGDAGAQYDLGVVYFNGRDVKKDLVEAERWWRKAAGQGNEDARKILKDIFPDGSSGLL, translated from the coding sequence TTGCTATCGTCGATCAAAGTCTCTCAGCTGCTTCAGCGGTGGCCGGTCGTTCTCTGGTTTCTGGGTGTTGCGGGCATCTATTTCTTCGCCTTCCACAAAACCGAAATAGGCTTGACTCGTGGATGCCAGGATGGCGTCGGTGAAATTGGCCTCGAGAAAGCAAAACGTCTTTCTATAGGTAGTGATTACTATAGAATTTATCTCGCATGTAAGTATTATACGGGATCTGGAGTTTCAAAAGACCTAAGAATTGCTTTACAGTATTTGGAAGATTCAGCAAAGAAGGGAAGTGCGTACTCGCAGGTAGTGCTCTCTGGGTTCTATATGAGAGGTGAAGGTGTTGGAAAGGATGACGAAGAAGCCATGCGGTTGCTTCGCCTCGCTGCGCTGCAAGGTGACGCTCAGGGGCAATTCCGTTTAGGTGTTGCCCACTTATACGGAACCGCTGTCAAACAGGATGACGCGCAGGCCGCTCAATGGTTCCACAAAGCTGCCGACCAGGGGCTACCTGAGGCTGAGCAGGCGCTGGGTGCTATGTATGGTAGCGGGCGTGGGGTGGCTAGAGACGATGCCAAGGCTGTGCAATTGTTTCGAAAGGCCGCTAAACAGGGAAATGCCGAAGCACAGTATGATCTCTGTTCGGTGCATTTTTCGGGCACCGGTGTGCCGCGGGAATACGAGACTGCATTCCAATGGTGTAGTAAGGCCGCGGAGCAAGGGCAGGTTTCGGCGCAATATCTGACTGGGACAATGTACCTGCAGGGGCAAGGTGTCTTGAAAAATGAGATGCTGGCTCTGCATTGGTTGCAAAAAGCTGCGGAGCAAGAGCACCCAGAAGCTCAACTCCACCTTGGCGTAATGTATCTGAATGGTCAGGGGGTGAAAAAGGATGATTTTCTCGCATTCTTATGGATGCGGCGATCTGCTGAGCGCGGATTGAAGGAAGCGCAAGCAAATCTTGGAAAATTTTACTATAACGGCATTGGCACAAAGCAAGATGGTGTGTTGGGGGTGGAGTGGATTAGGAAGGCTGCGGAACAAGGAGATGCTGGTGCGCAGTACGATCTCGGCGTTGTTTATTTCAATGGTCGGGATGTAAAGAAAGACCTCGTCGAAGCTGAGCGCTGGTGGAGGAAGGCAGCAGGGCAAGGAAATGAAGATGCCCGGAAGATACTGAAAGATATATTCCCCGATGGCTCGAGCGGGCTGCTCTGA
- a CDS encoding ribbon-helix-helix domain-containing protein, with the protein MSLVEKRSVTIRGHRTSYSLEKPFYDELVAIAENRTITVAALVAEIDETRPCEANLSSALRLYVLHWAKQKNQ; encoded by the coding sequence GTGAGCCTGGTCGAAAAACGCTCTGTCACCATTCGCGGCCATCGCACGTCCTATTCCCTGGAAAAGCCGTTCTACGACGAGCTCGTAGCCATCGCGGAAAACCGCACGATCACCGTCGCGGCCCTGGTCGCCGAGATCGACGAAACCCGCCCGTGCGAGGCCAATCTGTCCTCGGCGCTACGGCTTTATGTGCTGCATTGGGCGAAACAAAAGAACCAATAA
- a CDS encoding DUF4169 family protein, producing the protein MAEIVNLRQFRKGKAREDRSAEAERNRILHGRSKTEKQRERLEAERAANFVEGHRREPAPDSKPPSPDRN; encoded by the coding sequence ATGGCCGAGATCGTCAATCTCCGCCAGTTCAGAAAAGGCAAGGCGCGCGAGGATCGTAGCGCCGAGGCCGAGCGCAATCGTATCCTGCATGGTCGCAGCAAGACCGAGAAGCAGCGCGAGCGGCTGGAAGCGGAGCGCGCCGCCAATTTCGTCGAAGGTCATCGCCGCGAACCGGCGCCCGATAGCAAGCCGCCCTCCCCGGACCGGAACTGA
- a CDS encoding SspB family protein, translating to MADDHIRYDILAQEALRGVMRKVLAEVARTGLPGNHHFFITFLTGAPGVRISTRLRERYPEQMTIVIQFQYWDLKVTEAGFEIGLSFSDIPEKLEIPFSAVRGFYDPSVNFELEFDVKTESLTEIEEKPAVAPVALAPEKKTTSKKKAAEPEVAPAEEPATGKGADVVSLDAFRKK from the coding sequence ATGGCCGACGACCACATCCGCTACGACATTCTGGCTCAAGAAGCTCTGCGCGGCGTCATGCGCAAGGTTCTGGCCGAAGTCGCACGCACCGGCCTGCCCGGAAACCACCACTTCTTCATCACCTTCCTGACCGGAGCGCCCGGCGTACGCATCTCCACGCGCCTGCGCGAACGCTATCCCGAACAGATGACGATCGTCATCCAGTTCCAGTATTGGGACCTGAAGGTGACCGAAGCCGGCTTCGAGATCGGCCTGTCTTTCTCGGATATCCCCGAAAAGCTCGAGATCCCCTTCTCCGCCGTGCGCGGCTTCTACGATCCCTCGGTGAATTTCGAGTTGGAGTTCGACGTCAAGACCGAGTCGTTGACCGAGATCGAAGAAAAGCCGGCCGTGGCACCAGTCGCGCTCGCGCCGGAAAAGAAGACCACGTCGAAGAAGAAGGCGGCGGAACCCGAAGTGGCGCCAGCCGAAGAGCCTGCCACCGGAAAGGGCGCCGACGTCGTTTCGCTCGACGCCTTCCGCAAGAAGTAG
- a CDS encoding TetR/AcrR family transcriptional regulator, which yields MSQTISADTFPPRGHEAKRASVISSAAKVFCREGFAGANIDLIAVEAGVSRQTVYNHHGDKEKLFVAVVRELTERLNAESFATLATFPDQPKDLEADLIAYAVRMNRNCICSRDGKFLRKLIQTESERYPELFAEWRENGPGTTLSALAARFARLAFAGHLAIEDPDVTARHFIALVNAELQIAFMMGIQPTEEEVLRSATNGVRAFLRAYGARQPAGSLREAITV from the coding sequence ATGAGCCAGACGATTTCTGCTGACACCTTCCCGCCACGCGGCCACGAAGCCAAGCGCGCTTCGGTCATCTCCTCCGCCGCCAAGGTGTTTTGCCGGGAAGGTTTTGCTGGAGCCAATATCGACTTGATCGCGGTCGAAGCAGGGGTTTCGCGCCAGACGGTCTACAACCATCATGGCGACAAGGAGAAGCTGTTCGTCGCCGTTGTGCGCGAACTCACTGAACGGCTGAATGCCGAGAGCTTCGCTACGCTCGCCACTTTCCCGGATCAACCGAAGGATCTCGAGGCCGACCTGATCGCCTATGCCGTGCGCATGAACCGCAATTGCATCTGCAGCCGCGATGGCAAATTCCTGCGCAAACTGATCCAGACCGAGAGCGAACGCTATCCCGAACTGTTCGCTGAATGGCGCGAAAACGGCCCTGGCACGACATTGTCGGCGCTGGCGGCGCGTTTTGCCCGCCTCGCCTTTGCCGGCCATCTTGCCATCGAAGACCCGGACGTGACCGCTCGCCATTTCATCGCTCTCGTCAATGCCGAACTGCAGATTGCCTTCATGATGGGCATCCAGCCGACTGAAGAAGAAGTGCTGCGGTCCGCCACAAATGGCGTGCGCGCCTTCCTGCGGGCCTATGGCGCACGCCAGCCGGCCGGCTCATTGCGCGAAGCCATTACGGTCTGA
- a CDS encoding multidrug effflux MFS transporter, with the protein MNAHFLRTAVLLGLMSAVGAFAVDMYLPALPSIGADLKASTSAVQMSLLIFFLSMGFGQIVVGPLSDMYGRKPPLYVGLALFIVGGIGSAMAPNIEWLIAFRFLQGLGASAGMAIPRAVVRDMHTGNEAAKLMSLLMLVFSVSPILAPLSGSLIIETLGWRAVFWVLTGAAVIAIVLLATAQKETRPVEDRVGSSFGTALKSYWFLLKDRNFLGLTAIGGFGIASFFVYLASSSFILIDHYGLSPSLYSVFFSINAVAFIGMSQMTGWLADRFGLKRVVKVAVVGYATAMVVLLAVMASGVDRLGVMASLLFIGYGFLGLVIPTTSVLAMEEHGTIAGTASALMGTLHFAIGAVAMGVAGLFFDGTPLPMVAGITLAAVIAFVLTQVTLGRARQVVEAPAE; encoded by the coding sequence ATGAACGCGCATTTCCTCCGCACCGCGGTGTTGCTTGGCCTTATGTCTGCCGTTGGCGCCTTCGCCGTCGACATGTATCTGCCGGCGCTGCCTTCGATCGGTGCTGATCTCAAGGCCAGCACGTCCGCCGTGCAGATGAGCCTTCTGATCTTTTTCCTGTCGATGGGTTTCGGCCAGATCGTCGTCGGACCGCTGTCCGACATGTATGGCCGCAAGCCGCCGCTTTATGTCGGCCTTGCCCTGTTCATCGTCGGCGGCATCGGCTCCGCGATGGCGCCGAACATCGAATGGCTCATCGCGTTCCGGTTCCTGCAGGGGCTGGGTGCCAGCGCCGGCATGGCTATCCCGCGCGCTGTCGTGCGCGACATGCATACCGGCAATGAGGCCGCCAAGCTGATGTCACTGCTGATGCTGGTGTTTTCGGTGTCGCCGATCCTCGCGCCGCTGTCCGGCAGCCTGATCATCGAAACCCTTGGCTGGCGTGCAGTGTTCTGGGTGCTGACGGGCGCTGCTGTGATTGCCATTGTGCTTTTGGCTACGGCACAGAAGGAAACGCGGCCGGTCGAGGACCGTGTAGGATCATCCTTCGGCACGGCGCTGAAGAGCTACTGGTTCCTGCTCAAGGATCGCAATTTCCTTGGCCTGACCGCGATCGGCGGCTTCGGCATCGCCTCGTTCTTCGTCTATCTGGCAAGTTCGTCCTTCATTCTGATCGACCATTACGGCCTGTCGCCATCGCTTTACAGCGTGTTCTTCTCGATCAACGCCGTTGCCTTCATCGGCATGTCGCAGATGACCGGCTGGCTGGCTGACCGGTTCGGGCTGAAGCGCGTGGTGAAGGTTGCCGTCGTCGGCTACGCCACCGCCATGGTGGTGCTGCTGGCGGTGATGGCTTCGGGCGTCGACCGGCTGGGCGTGATGGCAAGCCTGCTGTTCATCGGCTACGGCTTCCTCGGCCTCGTCATCCCGACCACGTCGGTGCTGGCCATGGAAGAACACGGCACCATCGCCGGGACGGCGTCGGCGCTGATGGGCACGCTGCATTTCGCCATTGGTGCGGTGGCGATGGGCGTCGCCGGACTGTTCTTCGACGGCACGCCGCTGCCGATGGTGGCGGGTATCACGCTGGCCGCTGTCATCGCCTTCGTACTGACGCAGGTCACCCTCGGCCGTGCCCGTCAGGTGGTCGAAGCGCCGGCGGAATAA
- a CDS encoding GGDEF domain-containing protein yields MKFIPSALLLLFAASFFSVWLLDRRRRHLVLFSLAFLSVSAGTVVQLALWPSDIGLNSLACAVLYTAGPLFLAEGVLSRSGKRMPLLEHAAWMALMVGLLGYFYYVVDNLQIRACALNLGMAGIVLSAAWKLRHLTRGSTIDKAMLWLLSGLSLTFVVRTLLTGGSVPTSDIAAFFESPFWLWAQFAMSVLGVAMGLGLLVVVCADVVLGLKSERDSDLLTSLLNRRGLEARAVEVLSGAVRNPLSVVACDIDRFKSINDRFGHAAGDVVLSTVAGVIREQVRAKDLVARIGGEEFVILLRDCSTDDAYMLTEQLRAAIASCELAGLPAGFKVTCSFGIVECRAGEDLWDAIGRADKMLYAAKHAGRNRTLAEGARLPRAA; encoded by the coding sequence TTGAAGTTCATTCCTTCGGCATTGCTGCTGCTTTTCGCGGCCAGCTTTTTCAGCGTCTGGCTGCTTGATCGGCGGCGCCGGCATCTCGTGCTGTTTTCGCTGGCCTTCCTGTCGGTCAGTGCCGGAACGGTGGTGCAACTCGCATTGTGGCCGTCCGACATCGGCCTCAACAGCCTGGCCTGCGCAGTGCTCTACACGGCAGGGCCATTGTTCCTGGCCGAAGGCGTGCTTTCGCGCTCGGGCAAGCGGATGCCACTCCTCGAACATGCCGCCTGGATGGCATTGATGGTCGGGTTGCTCGGCTATTTCTATTATGTCGTGGACAATCTCCAGATCAGGGCCTGTGCGCTCAATCTCGGCATGGCCGGTATCGTGCTCAGCGCGGCCTGGAAGCTGCGGCATCTCACGCGCGGCAGCACCATCGACAAAGCGATGCTTTGGCTCCTGTCCGGTCTTTCGCTGACCTTCGTGGTGCGCACACTGCTTACCGGCGGCTCGGTGCCCACTAGTGACATCGCCGCCTTCTTCGAATCGCCATTCTGGCTGTGGGCGCAGTTCGCCATGTCGGTGCTCGGCGTAGCGATGGGGCTCGGCCTGCTCGTGGTTGTGTGCGCCGACGTGGTTCTTGGTCTCAAGAGCGAACGCGACAGCGATCTCTTGACCAGCCTGCTCAACCGGCGTGGTCTCGAGGCGCGCGCGGTCGAGGTTTTGTCCGGTGCCGTGCGCAATCCCCTCAGCGTTGTCGCCTGCGACATCGACCGATTCAAGTCGATCAACGATCGCTTCGGCCATGCCGCCGGCGACGTCGTGCTTTCGACCGTCGCTGGAGTCATCCGCGAGCAGGTGCGGGCAAAAGATCTCGTGGCGCGCATCGGCGGCGAGGAGTTCGTCATCCTGCTCAGGGATTGTTCGACGGACGATGCCTATATGCTGACCGAGCAGCTCAGGGCCGCGATCGCCAGCTGCGAACTGGCCGGTCTGCCGGCAGGGTTCAAGGTTACCTGCAGTTTCGGCATCGTCGAGTGCCGTGCCGGCGAGGACCTTTGGGACGCGATCGGCCGCGCCGACAAGATGCTCTACGCGGCCAAACATGCCGGGCGCAACCGCACGCTGGCCGAAGGTGCCAGGCTACCGCGCGCGGCCTGA
- a CDS encoding AAA family ATPase, with amino-acid sequence MQNQTDHFIVLTGGPGSGKTTLIEALAARGYATAPEAGRNIIQDQSAVGGSALPWDNKALFAELMLAWELRSHRAAARQDGPVFFDRGVPDTLAYLKLCGLPTPAHMQKAAEHFRYNRRVFIAPPWPEIFTQDAERKQDIEEAQRTYDALADTYPRYGYQLITLPHASVEERLAFIVQRLKKP; translated from the coding sequence ATGCAGAACCAAACCGATCATTTCATCGTGCTCACCGGCGGTCCCGGCTCAGGCAAGACCACGCTCATCGAAGCGCTTGCCGCGCGTGGTTATGCCACCGCGCCCGAGGCCGGACGCAACATCATCCAGGACCAATCGGCGGTCGGTGGATCCGCCCTACCCTGGGACAACAAGGCATTGTTCGCTGAATTGATGCTCGCGTGGGAATTGCGCTCCCACCGCGCCGCCGCCAGGCAGGACGGGCCTGTGTTCTTCGATCGCGGCGTGCCGGACACACTGGCCTATCTAAAGTTGTGCGGCCTGCCCACACCGGCGCACATGCAGAAGGCGGCTGAGCATTTCCGCTATAACCGCCGCGTCTTCATCGCGCCGCCTTGGCCGGAGATCTTCACCCAGGATGCCGAACGCAAGCAGGACATCGAGGAAGCCCAGCGCACCTACGACGCCCTGGCCGACACCTATCCGCGCTATGGCTATCAATTGATCACCTTGCCTCACGCATCGGTCGAGGAGCGGCTCGCCTTCATCGTTCAACGATTGAAGAAGCCGTAA
- a CDS encoding helix-turn-helix domain-containing protein, protein MSNGRQRFSIIPAAAVTDRRLEPRDLQVLCLLGRHTDNRGWCCRSQVKMARELACGRATVQRSLTRLVEAGYLEHRVIYRDSGADAAHEYRVLLDTRDGADFPHLDGGEISHYEDGAHTWAGVPTGGQGCPPKDGQGVPTHERAPMLTTPVKRKERERARENEEFEAARKAWPTGFADSRGDALAAWCELGDEDRRDAATEIDRYISTTKAVGRKFFGTFASYLAERKWLALSERPKPARRPIEAREPAVPTRSKPTSFQRANPHLYPELFGDAADAAEAQP, encoded by the coding sequence ATGAGTAACGGCCGCCAGCGCTTTTCGATCATTCCCGCCGCAGCTGTCACCGATAGGCGGCTGGAGCCGCGAGACTTGCAGGTCTTGTGTCTGCTCGGCCGCCATACCGACAATCGCGGTTGGTGCTGCCGTTCTCAGGTGAAGATGGCGCGTGAGCTGGCATGCGGTCGCGCCACGGTGCAACGCTCGCTGACGCGACTGGTTGAGGCCGGATACCTTGAGCACCGCGTGATCTATCGTGATAGCGGGGCTGATGCTGCGCACGAATATCGCGTTCTGCTCGATACGCGGGACGGTGCGGATTTTCCGCACCTCGACGGTGGCGAAATTAGCCACTACGAGGATGGTGCCCATACATGGGCAGGGGTGCCCACTGGTGGGCAGGGGTGCCCGCCCAAGGATGGGCAGGGGGTGCCCACCCATGAGCGGGCACCAATGTTAACGACCCCTGTTAAACGAAAAGAGAGAGAGCGCGCGCGCGAAAATGAAGAATTCGAGGCAGCTCGCAAAGCTTGGCCGACTGGCTTCGCCGACAGTCGGGGGGATGCGTTGGCGGCTTGGTGCGAGCTGGGCGATGAAGACCGCCGCGACGCCGCGACCGAGATTGATAGATACATCTCCACCACAAAAGCTGTTGGCCGAAAGTTCTTCGGGACCTTCGCCAGTTACCTCGCCGAGCGGAAGTGGCTCGCGCTGTCCGAGCGGCCAAAGCCTGCGCGCCGCCCAATCGAGGCACGTGAACCAGCGGTGCCCACCCGATCGAAGCCGACGTCGTTCCAGCGGGCGAACCCGCACCTCTACCCCGAACTGTTCGGAGATGCTGCCGATGCGGCCGAGGCGCAGCCATGA
- a CDS encoding phage major capsid protein, giving the protein MTKHISLQDCREAVAKNRVAMQQADSNFFDDVERRFEALRSKTKHPADFRRLSNELRNWVNNFVGRQDWNAKQDEPAYEGAMALLNIVDREIENRAVAMQTLEDAGLIRGAADGSWRDANTGKVVEIVNSDENLAKLRTQYDGSTGASVGTYLNGMLFGARSDAMRNALSEGTDSAGGYSVPTYVVREFFDKLRARTTFIKAGARTMILDTMKTRIVRTAADPVPAWRAENAAIAESNPNFEAVDFVARSLSVLVKVSREVLADSVNIDQALETALLGSMSVELDRACLFGAGTVVEPLGLFNTPGIGSVSLGANGAVISNYDPFVDALYEIEAKNAGPANAAIYNPRTARTLRKLKDTLNQPLNAHDDVKALERLVSTSVPINQTQGTEVAASTILVGDFSQAILGLRESLSIQRLDQAFAANGQIGFICHIRADVGFAHPESFCKILGVKP; this is encoded by the coding sequence ATGACCAAACATATCTCGCTGCAGGACTGTCGCGAGGCCGTCGCGAAAAATCGCGTCGCCATGCAGCAGGCGGACAGCAACTTCTTTGACGACGTGGAGCGGCGGTTCGAAGCCCTTCGCAGCAAGACAAAACACCCTGCCGACTTCAGGCGGTTGTCGAATGAACTCCGCAACTGGGTCAATAATTTCGTCGGCCGGCAGGACTGGAATGCCAAGCAGGATGAGCCTGCATACGAAGGCGCGATGGCGCTTCTGAATATCGTCGATCGCGAGATCGAAAACCGCGCGGTCGCTATGCAGACGCTCGAAGATGCCGGGCTTATTAGAGGCGCTGCCGACGGTTCCTGGCGCGATGCCAACACCGGCAAGGTTGTCGAAATCGTCAACTCGGACGAGAACCTCGCCAAGCTGCGCACGCAATATGACGGCAGCACCGGAGCGTCCGTCGGCACCTATCTCAACGGCATGCTCTTCGGTGCCAGATCGGACGCCATGCGCAATGCCCTCTCGGAGGGCACGGATAGCGCCGGCGGGTATTCCGTTCCCACCTACGTCGTGCGCGAGTTCTTCGACAAGCTGCGCGCGAGGACGACGTTTATCAAGGCCGGCGCAAGGACGATGATCCTCGACACGATGAAGACGCGCATCGTACGCACCGCCGCAGACCCTGTACCGGCGTGGCGCGCCGAGAATGCGGCCATTGCAGAATCCAACCCCAATTTCGAGGCTGTCGATTTTGTCGCTCGGTCGCTCTCCGTCTTGGTCAAGGTGAGCCGGGAGGTTCTGGCCGACTCTGTCAACATCGACCAGGCGCTCGAAACGGCCCTTCTGGGGTCGATGTCGGTCGAACTGGACAGGGCCTGCCTGTTCGGCGCCGGCACGGTCGTTGAGCCGCTTGGACTGTTCAACACGCCTGGAATCGGTTCGGTTAGTCTCGGGGCCAACGGTGCGGTGATCTCCAACTATGACCCGTTCGTTGATGCGTTGTACGAGATCGAGGCGAAGAACGCAGGCCCCGCCAATGCCGCTATCTACAATCCGCGCACGGCGCGCACGTTGCGCAAGCTGAAAGACACGCTCAATCAGCCGCTCAACGCTCATGATGATGTGAAGGCGCTTGAGCGCCTGGTCAGTACGTCCGTGCCTATCAATCAGACCCAGGGCACCGAGGTTGCGGCATCCACGATTCTCGTCGGCGACTTCAGTCAGGCGATTCTCGGGCTTCGCGAGAGCCTTAGCATCCAGCGGCTTGACCAGGCGTTCGCCGCCAATGGCCAGATCGGCTTCATCTGCCACATTCGCGCAGATGTCGGGTTCGCGCACCCTGAGTCTTTCTGCAAGATCCTTGGCGTCAAGCCCTAA
- a CDS encoding DUF6950 family protein, translated as MTPYEYIDAAAMHRWQYGQQDCTLFVGNYVRDCFGVDPGLGIRGSYSNEAGALAIITRAGGMLAFIGARMASVGWYRVEKPADGDVAVCVAPLAPLGVVGEVPAIRAGGLWHVRTLRGVCARDFPAVMVWRQPVLIRMFSEQKASS; from the coding sequence ATGACGCCCTATGAGTACATAGACGCTGCGGCCATGCACCGCTGGCAGTATGGGCAACAAGATTGCACGCTCTTCGTCGGCAACTATGTGCGTGACTGCTTTGGCGTGGATCCTGGTCTTGGGATTCGTGGCAGCTACAGTAATGAGGCTGGTGCCCTGGCGATTATTACGCGCGCCGGTGGCATGCTCGCTTTCATTGGTGCTCGCATGGCCAGCGTTGGTTGGTATCGTGTCGAAAAACCTGCGGATGGCGACGTTGCCGTGTGCGTGGCGCCCTTAGCCCCGCTCGGTGTCGTTGGCGAAGTGCCCGCGATCCGAGCGGGCGGCTTATGGCACGTTCGTACGCTGCGCGGAGTGTGTGCGAGGGATTTTCCGGCCGTGATGGTCTGGAGGCAACCCGTCTTAATCAGAATGTTTTCGGAGCAGAAAGCTTCGAGTTAG
- a CDS encoding helix-turn-helix domain-containing protein: MVTSAQIRAARGLLNWTVRDLAERSGAHRNTITRIETDATGPGYSIDAIQRALEAAGVIFIEGDGEGPGVRLRNTPQAAE; this comes from the coding sequence ATGGTGACAAGTGCACAAATTCGTGCCGCGCGCGGGCTATTGAACTGGACTGTTCGCGATCTCGCCGAGCGCTCTGGTGCACACCGTAATACGATCACCAGGATCGAAACAGACGCCACTGGCCCGGGCTATTCGATCGACGCAATCCAGCGCGCGCTCGAAGCGGCCGGAGTAATCTTCATCGAGGGGGACGGCGAAGGGCCAGGCGTCCGCCTGCGTAATACGCCTCAAGCGGCCGAGTAG
- a CDS encoding tyrosine-type recombinase/integrase: MSHRRHRAAVTLPKGVHRVVSRGREYFYYQPGRGTDHVGARIKLPNDPQSPEFWTALRQAQGIAGSVTANTIGALIDAYEAAWPSLPRKLAESTQEKYKQSLRPVRAAWGNLQAESLRPSHVLALIETIGAEKPGTANNVLDALRSMCRWACGPRELLSRDPTQGVPHFEQGEGHKPWSPEQLAWADKNLTGMLRRAYVLGRFTGQRISDMVRLGPTDVDEGGFSLRQKKTGVRPWCPIFPELEAEMETWEKRPGPFLRQESGKPFTPNGLWKMLDRVREDHPELAGVVWHGLRANAVIRLRQEGYTALQISDMVGMSVPMVERYSRYADRKAGGQAVLLQMEERKQAKIVKRGKTGKRK, translated from the coding sequence ATGTCGCATCGCCGGCATAGAGCGGCCGTCACGCTGCCGAAAGGCGTTCACCGCGTCGTGTCGCGTGGCCGCGAATACTTCTACTATCAGCCGGGCAGGGGCACCGACCATGTAGGGGCGCGGATCAAGCTCCCGAACGATCCGCAGTCGCCTGAATTCTGGACAGCCCTTCGCCAGGCGCAAGGCATCGCCGGATCCGTGACGGCCAACACCATCGGCGCTTTGATCGACGCGTACGAAGCCGCGTGGCCGAGTCTTCCCCGCAAGCTGGCGGAAAGCACCCAGGAGAAATACAAGCAGTCTCTGCGCCCCGTGCGCGCTGCTTGGGGCAACCTCCAGGCTGAAAGTCTCCGGCCCTCCCATGTGCTGGCGCTCATCGAGACGATTGGAGCCGAAAAGCCCGGAACGGCCAACAACGTGCTGGATGCGCTGCGCTCCATGTGTCGTTGGGCATGTGGACCGCGCGAGTTGTTGAGCCGCGATCCGACGCAAGGCGTTCCTCATTTCGAGCAGGGCGAGGGGCATAAGCCGTGGTCGCCGGAGCAACTCGCATGGGCCGACAAGAACCTGACGGGCATGCTGCGTCGCGCTTACGTGCTTGGGCGTTTCACCGGGCAGAGAATCAGCGACATGGTCCGGCTTGGCCCAACCGATGTCGACGAAGGTGGCTTCAGCCTTCGTCAGAAAAAGACCGGCGTCCGGCCGTGGTGTCCCATCTTCCCCGAGCTCGAGGCTGAAATGGAGACGTGGGAAAAGCGGCCGGGTCCGTTCTTGCGGCAGGAGAGCGGAAAGCCGTTCACCCCGAATGGCCTATGGAAGATGCTCGACAGGGTGAGGGAAGACCATCCCGAACTCGCCGGCGTCGTTTGGCATGGGCTTCGCGCCAATGCCGTCATCCGGTTGCGGCAGGAAGGATACACCGCCCTTCAGATCAGCGACATGGTGGGGATGAGCGTTCCCATGGTCGAGAGATACAGCCGATATGCCGACCGCAAGGCCGGCGGGCAGGCCGTCCTTTTGCAAATGGAAGAACGGAAACAGGCCAAAATTGTAAAACGCGGTAAAACTGGAAAGCGGAAATGA
- a CDS encoding DUF2853 family protein: MSDYLADVKKYDAGASAEVVEKIVKHLGIALRNRDSSLVSCTDPEELKRVRDSWVGKKLGIADAKKADAAIEKTCKAMHADHSKGRVTFYYLVAKDLGKLGSL; the protein is encoded by the coding sequence ATGAGCGATTATCTTGCAGACGTGAAGAAATATGACGCCGGCGCCAGCGCCGAAGTTGTCGAAAAGATCGTGAAGCACCTGGGCATCGCGCTCCGGAACCGCGATTCCTCGCTGGTGTCCTGCACCGACCCGGAAGAGCTCAAGCGCGTGAGAGACAGCTGGGTGGGCAAGAAGCTCGGCATCGCCGACGCCAAGAAGGCCGACGCAGCGATCGAGAAGACCTGCAAGGCCATGCATGCCGACCACAGCAAGGGCCGCGTGACCTTCTACTATCTGGTCGCCAAGGATCTCGGCAAGCTCGGCTCGCTCTAA